The sequence TCAGGTCGGCCCGTGGACGGTTCAGCTCGATCTGGACGGCGCGCGGCCCATCGTGAACCCGGTGGCGGGCGTGGTCGCGCTGCTGCACGGGCACCTGTATGGCACGGCAGTGGAAACCCTTCCGGCGCTGTACCGGCAGTACGGCGCGGCGCTGGGCATGCACCTGGAGGGGGCCTACGCGCTGCTGATCCTCGACGTCCGTGACGGGCGAATCAGCGTCTTCACGGACCGCACCGGGTCGCACAAGCTGTATGCCGCGCATGACGGCGACCATGCGGCCCTTGCGACCCGCGCCGACTGGGCCGGATTCCAGCCCAGGCCGCTCGATCCGGCAGGCGTCGCGGCGTACTTGGCAACCGGGAACATGTTCGGCGGCCTGACCCTGCACCGGGGCGTCCGCGCCCTGCCGCGCGCCAGCGTGACCGATCTGGAACGCACACGACTGACATCGCGCGAATACTGGACGGTGGAACCCGGCCCCCTGGGTGGCGGGGTCAGCCCCGATCAGACGCAGGAACTCGCGGAACTGCTGCGCGCGGCGGTCGCCCGGCGCGTTCCGTCATCGGCCCATGAGGTGCATTTGTCGCTCAGCGGAGGCTACGATTCGCGCGGTCTGCTCAGCCTGCTGTCCGGATCTGGGCCGTCCCTCCAGACCTTCTCGTATGCCCTGGGCGATCAGGCGCGCGGCTCGGACACCAGCGTCGCGGCGCGGCTCGCCCGGCAGTATGGCGCGCAGCACACCGTGATCGACGCGTACGGCGGCGACCTGCTGGGCACCGTGCGGCACAACGCGCAGTGGGGCCAGGGGGTCACGCACTTCTGCGACGAGGCCGACGCCTGGGCGCAGCTGGATACCCTGCACCCGACCGACGTGTTCACGGGTGAGCAGCCGTTCGAACTCTGCACCCACCCGCTGAAGACCGTGCCCGAGCAGCTCAAGAACCACCACCTGACCGGGTTCTCGCCCCTGGCGTGGTTGCAGGGCCGCATTCCGGCGCATACCTATGCCACGCTGCGTGACGCGTGGCAGACCGAGCTGGACGTGATCACGGCCCGCACGCTGCGCTGGGAGCACCCCGCGCAGCGTGACCTGATGCTGATGCTCGACCAGCACCTGCCGCACGTGCTGCTGCCCTGGCGCGAGCGCTACGCCGGACACGCCGCCCGCGTGCACACGCCGTTCCTGGACACGCAGGTGCTGGACTTCCTGGGCCGCGTGCCGCTCGACGCTCTGGCCGACAAGGCCCTGTTCCGCGCGGCCCTGACCCATCTCGACCCGCACCTGCTGAATGTGCCCATCGCGGCCAGCCAGGGCTATGAGCCGGACTGGAATGCCGAGCTGATCCGCCAGCAGGACGAGGTGCAGGCCAGCGTGGCCCTGGAACCCAGCCGACTCGACGACCTGCTGAGTCCGGAGCTGATGCTCGGCCTGCTCCAGGGCCTGAGGACACCCTCCCGGAAGGCGAGCCTGAAAGGCAATCTGCGCTCGCACCTGGGCCGCCTGCGCCGCACGCCGCTCGGGACGCGCCTGCTGGGTATCCCGGCCCTGCGGATCGGGCAGGTGGATCATGCGACCTTCCTGATGCGGCTGCTGACCCTGCGCGAGGCCGACCAGATCGTCACCTCCCGCCCCGTTCCGGCCAGCCGGCCTCACCTGGGCCGGCCAGAGATCCCACAGGGAACGTCGTACTCCGCGCCCGCCGGAGACTGAGCTGCCGCAGGTTTGACATCCGGAGCGGATCGGTGGAATCGTCGTGGTCTGGCCGCCAGCGTGTCTCCGCGCGGCCTGGAGGTACTCCATGACCGCGAGCCCTACCGACGCCCCCGCCACGCAGGTGATCGAATGGCGGCGCTGGCTGCACCAGCATCCGGAACTGTCCTTTCAGGAGCACGGCACCGCGCAGTACGTCGAGGATCTCCTGCGTTCCTTCCCCAACCTGAGCGTGTCCCGGCCCACGCCCACCAGCGTCCTGGCCATTCTGAAGGGCACGGCGGGGCCGGGGCGCACCGTGCTGCTGCGCGCTGACATGGACGCCCTGCCCATTCAGGAGGACACCGGCCTGGCCTTCGCGTCCGTGAATCCCGGCGTCATGCATGCCTGTGGGCACGATGGCCACACCGCGATGCTTCTCGGCGCGGCGCGTGAACTCAGCGCCCACCCGGAGGCGCTGCGC comes from Deinococcus sp. KSM4-11 and encodes:
- a CDS encoding asparagine synthase-related protein gives rise to the protein MPTDFGLRLDWLGGAPGTEPLTSASLAGSVQVGPWTVQLDLDGARPIVNPVAGVVALLHGHLYGTAVETLPALYRQYGAALGMHLEGAYALLILDVRDGRISVFTDRTGSHKLYAAHDGDHAALATRADWAGFQPRPLDPAGVAAYLATGNMFGGLTLHRGVRALPRASVTDLERTRLTSREYWTVEPGPLGGGVSPDQTQELAELLRAAVARRVPSSAHEVHLSLSGGYDSRGLLSLLSGSGPSLQTFSYALGDQARGSDTSVAARLARQYGAQHTVIDAYGGDLLGTVRHNAQWGQGVTHFCDEADAWAQLDTLHPTDVFTGEQPFELCTHPLKTVPEQLKNHHLTGFSPLAWLQGRIPAHTYATLRDAWQTELDVITARTLRWEHPAQRDLMLMLDQHLPHVLLPWRERYAGHAARVHTPFLDTQVLDFLGRVPLDALADKALFRAALTHLDPHLLNVPIAASQGYEPDWNAELIRQQDEVQASVALEPSRLDDLLSPELMLGLLQGLRTPSRKASLKGNLRSHLGRLRRTPLGTRLLGIPALRIGQVDHATFLMRLLTLREADQIVTSRPVPASRPHLGRPEIPQGTSYSAPAGD